AACATTTAACGGAACTCACAATGAAGAAAGTTCATTATTGCTTGCAGAACTATTAGCAAAAGAAGGCTTGCCTTTAAATGATAATCGTTTTTGGTTTTCACAATTATACGGTATGAGTGATAATATCAGTTTTAATCTGGCAAAAGAGGGTTATAATGTAGCAAAATACTTGCCCTACGGTCCTGTAAAACATGTTTTACCGTATTTGTTCAGAAGAGCTGAAGAAAATACATCTGTAAAAGGACAAACAAGCCGAGAACTTCTGTTAATTAATACAGAAATTAAAAGAAGAAGATCTAATAAAAAATAAGCAATAAAACACAGTTTAATTTTAAATTGAGCGTTAAACTTATTAGTTTTACGCTCTTTTTATTTTTAAAAAATGAATGCAGATATAATTACAATAGGTGATGAAATTCTTATTGGCCAGATAACCGATACCAATTCACAATGGATTGCTGAAAGGCTAAATTTAGCCGGTTTTAATATAAGACAAATAACATCAGTAGGTGATGATAAGAAGCAAATTTTCAATATTTTAAATGATATTTCAGATAAAAGTGATCTGGTAATTATAACCGGAGGATTAGGTCCGACAGAAGATGATATAACAAAACAAACTTTGGCGGATTATTTTGAAACTAAGCTGGTTATAAGCAACAAAATACTTAACGATATAAAATCATTTGTTGAGACAAGAGGGTTGGATTTAAATGAAAGAAACAGAAAACAAGCAGAAGTACCTGAATCTTGTAAACTTATTAGAAACATGAATGGTACTGCACCTGCTATGTGGTTTGAAAAAGATAATACAGTATATATTTCTCTCCCTGCAGTTCCTTTTGAAATGAAAGCTATTATGAGTAATTCAATTATGCCGTTGCTGAAAAAACGTTTTCAAACACCTTTCGTTGTTCATAAGACTGTTCTTACATATGGTTTATCTGAATCAGGATTGGCTGAAATACTTTCGAATTGGGAAAGCAATTTAAATGAAAAAATCAAATTGGCATATCTGCCGTCTCCTGAAAGGATAAGATTGAGATTAAGCATAATCTGTAAGGATAAAGAAAAAGCTGAAAAGTTAATTGATTCAGAGATACTGAATTTACAGAAGATAATTGGTAAAGCAATCTTCGGCTTCGGCGATTATTTTTTGCAAGATATTATTGGGCAAATACTAAAAAATAATAAAGAAACTGTTTCAGTTGCTGAAAGTTGCACAGGCGGTAAAATAGCACATTTAATTACTTCTGTGGAAGGAAGTTCTGAATATTTTAAAGGAGGAATTATTGCTTACTCAAATGAGATTAAAATAAATCAGTTAAATGTTCCTGAAGAAATTATTGAGCAATACGGAGCTGTCAGTAAGGAAGTTGTTGAGTTTATGGCAAAAGGACAAAGAGAAAAGTTTAATACCGATTATGCAGTTGCTGTTTCGGGAATAGCCGGTCCGGGTGGCGGAACGTCAGATAAACCTGTTGGTACTACTTGGATAGCTGTTGCAAATAATAATAAAATAATTGCAAAAAAATATACTTTCGGAAAAATGAGAGATATTAATATAAGAATAGCCGCTTCAAAAGCCTTAGATATGTTAAGAAAGTTTATCACAGGGAATTATGATGATTAATTATTTTTAAATATCTTTGTATAAATACTAAAAACAATTTTTATGAAAAATGTAATATATTTTGTTGTCTCATTAATATTAATTTTTAATTCCGGAATAATTAACGCCCAAAAAACACACGATAATTCCGGAAATTCAGATTTTGTACTGACCAAAGATAAACCGAGTTTTACTATTAAATTTCCCGGAAAATATAAACTTGAAGAGAGCAAAGAAGAAAAAGGTTTGAAAACAGAAATGTTCAGATCGGAAATCGGCAATGAAGTTTATATGTTAAAATATACAGAACACAGTAATCCTGCCGTAGCTTCTGCAAATGAACATTATATGGATGCATCATTAGAATCTTTTATTACCGGAATTAAAGCCAGTTTGATTAAGAAATCTGATTTTAAATTTAATAAATCAAAAGGACTTGAAGCATACTTATCATTGGATAATAAAAATATGAATGTTTTTTATCGAGTTTTGATTATAAAAAAAGTTCAATATCAATTAATAGTTATTACAAAAGCAGAAGAAAAAAACACTGTTATAAATAATTTTTTTAAATCTTTTATTTGTCCGGTGAAGAAATAGGATGGTTTGGACTTTTATACATTTGTTGGCCACAATAACCATAACACACTGCAAACAAGAACATATTGCGAAAAAAAAAGATAATAGAGAGATTAAAAGAATCATTTGGAAAGATTAAAGGAGATGACTTTAATTTCGAATTGATTGATAAGTATTTTAGGAATAAGGATAATTCAAAATCTTATCAAGTTCTATCTGATAAAACATGTAATGATTTAGATTTTGAAGAGTTATTTATGTTTTTTGACAGAACCAACTCAAAAGTAGGACAACAATATTTATATAACCAATTGCGAAATATTCCTTCAAATTCTGAAAGATTGGATTTAAGAGAAAAAATTATCAATAAATTTTCAGAAGATTCCGACTTTAGAATTGATACCCAAAGACATATTGAGAAACTAAAAGAGGATGATGTTTACTATATTTCGTCACTGTTTCAAGAGGAGCATACAAAACCTCCGAAATGGTTCTTTGTCATTCCGTTATTATCTTTTACGAGTTTAATGTCACTGATAATGTTATTTTTTAATTCTCAGTTTCTTTTGGTATTGATTGGTGTATTCATTGTAAATTTTGGTATCCATTATTGGAATAAGAAAAATTTGTATCAATATCTTGGTTCTATTCCTCAATTGCTTCGATTAAATAGTTTGGCTAAAAGATTACATAAAAAGAGCATCTTTCAGGAAATAAATCCGGAATTGATAAAATCTGTTAAAATAATCAATCAGGTAAGGAATAGAATGTCTTTTTTTCAACTTGAGGCAAAACTGCAGAGTGATTCTGAGGTAATTTTTTGGGCAATGTTGGAACTATACAAAACCTTGTTTCTTTTAGAGCCATTACTGCTTTTTGGAGTTCTGAAACGACTAGATAAGAAGCGGAAAGAAATTGAGGATGTGTTCTGTTTTGTCGGGGAAATTGATTTGTTACTTTCAATATCTTCATTAAGGTATGGTTTGGATAAGTATTGTTTACCTGCTATTAATAGTTCAAATATTTCTGCCGAACAAATTTACCATCCGTTAATACTTGATTGTGTGCCAAACAGTATTGATGTTTCCGAAAAATCTATTCTTCTGACAGGCTCAAATATGTCAGGAAAGACAACTTTCATAAGAACTATTGGGATAAATTTATTTACCGGCTTGACAATTAATACTTGCTTTGCAAAATCAATAACTATTCCCAGAATCAAGATATTTTCTGCAATACGTATCAGCGATGACTTGATGAATGATAAAAGTTACTACTTTGAAGAGGTTCTGACAATAAAGAATATGGTTCAAAAAAGTTTGACCGGGACACCTAATCTTTTTCTTTTAGATGAGATTTTTAAAGGAACAAATACTATTGAGAGAATTTCAGCCGGAAAAGCAGTATTATCGACTTTGGCAAAAAATAATAATATTGTATTTGTATCAACACATGATATTGAGTTAACAGATATGCTAACTGAAGAATTTGAGTTATATCATTTTAGTGAGATAGTAAATGAAAACAATGTTGATTTTGACTATAAATTAAAAGAGGGAAAACTAAAGAACAGGAATGCTATAAGGATACTCCAAATAAATGAATATCCTGAAAATGTGATAACTGAAGCAATAGAAATTTCAAAATTATTAGATAAAAATAAAGTGGCCAACACAAAAATAAAAGAGCATTAAAACGCCTTTTATTTAGAACATTAAAAAAGGCTACATAAACCAACTACTTCTTCCAAAAAGCCGGAGAAAAAAGAATAAGAACTGTAAATAATTCCAAACGACCTACCAGCATTAAAAAAGATAAAAACCATTTTCCTGCGGCAGGTATGTTATGAAAATTTTCTGCCGGACCTACATCACCTATGCCGGGACCAATATTACCCAAACATGCAATAACAGAACCCATCGCAGTTTCGAAATCTAAACCCAAAGCTGACATAACAATAGTTCCGACAACGAAAATTAAAATGTACAAAACAATAAATGCTAAAACATTATTAATAATTTGAGATTTCACTGTATTATGATTAAACCTAACCGGAATAATTGCCTGAGGATGAATTAGTCGCTTAAATTCAGCAATACTGTTTTTTAGTAAGATAACTATTCGCATTATTTTTATACCGCCTCCTGTTGAACCGGCAGAACCTCCGAAGAACATTACGGCAAATAAAAATACGATCAGAAACGGAATCCATTGCAGATAATTTGCTGTTGCGTATCCGGTTGTTGTTAATAACGAAATAACCTGAAATGATGAATCTCGGAATGACTTTTCTAAACTCAAATCAGAATTTAAGTATAATATAAAAGTTGATATTATTGAAAATATAAATATAAATCCGAGATAATATCTGAATTCTTCATTCCTGAAAACTTTTTTAAACT
This genomic interval from Bacteroidales bacterium contains the following:
- a CDS encoding competence/damage-inducible protein A, coding for MNADIITIGDEILIGQITDTNSQWIAERLNLAGFNIRQITSVGDDKKQIFNILNDISDKSDLVIITGGLGPTEDDITKQTLADYFETKLVISNKILNDIKSFVETRGLDLNERNRKQAEVPESCKLIRNMNGTAPAMWFEKDNTVYISLPAVPFEMKAIMSNSIMPLLKKRFQTPFVVHKTVLTYGLSESGLAEILSNWESNLNEKIKLAYLPSPERIRLRLSIICKDKEKAEKLIDSEILNLQKIIGKAIFGFGDYFLQDIIGQILKNNKETVSVAESCTGGKIAHLITSVEGSSEYFKGGIIAYSNEIKINQLNVPEEIIEQYGAVSKEVVEFMAKGQREKFNTDYAVAVSGIAGPGGGTSDKPVGTTWIAVANNNKIIAKKYTFGKMRDINIRIAASKALDMLRKFITGNYDD
- a CDS encoding DNA mismatch repair protein MutS; the protein is MLRKKKIIERLKESFGKIKGDDFNFELIDKYFRNKDNSKSYQVLSDKTCNDLDFEELFMFFDRTNSKVGQQYLYNQLRNIPSNSERLDLREKIINKFSEDSDFRIDTQRHIEKLKEDDVYYISSLFQEEHTKPPKWFFVIPLLSFTSLMSLIMLFFNSQFLLVLIGVFIVNFGIHYWNKKNLYQYLGSIPQLLRLNSLAKRLHKKSIFQEINPELIKSVKIINQVRNRMSFFQLEAKLQSDSEVIFWAMLELYKTLFLLEPLLLFGVLKRLDKKRKEIEDVFCFVGEIDLLLSISSLRYGLDKYCLPAINSSNISAEQIYHPLILDCVPNSIDVSEKSILLTGSNMSGKTTFIRTIGINLFTGLTINTCFAKSITIPRIKIFSAIRISDDLMNDKSYYFEEVLTIKNMVQKSLTGTPNLFLLDEIFKGTNTIERISAGKAVLSTLAKNNNIVFVSTHDIELTDMLTEEFELYHFSEIVNENNVDFDYKLKEGKLKNRNAIRILQINEYPENVITEAIEISKLLDKNKVANTKIKEH